In Stieleria varia, one genomic interval encodes:
- a CDS encoding FliG C-terminal domain-containing protein, translated as MTTLSRPSPTARPATRAAVPVSTCSRDDIRILAETLVDEPPNLIAAALSLAPATITNAVLREWSIPKRIQVIRELSQLKRLDRQTSLCLLAGLSEKIQSAKRQRELDRSNSAHLANILGYCDEPTKQRMLRRLSVDDPELLPRVAPQVFLFSEIVHLNDKQLATLLRHIDIGTLAIAMQRTSTETFSRVIALLTPHGAWKLSEEMEYQHASTAKEIADARGTIGKIARDLGLHSISDHVTA; from the coding sequence TTGACCACCCTTTCCCGACCCTCACCCACAGCTCGGCCGGCAACGCGAGCTGCCGTTCCGGTATCGACATGCTCCCGAGACGATATCCGAATCCTTGCCGAGACCCTCGTTGACGAGCCACCGAATCTCATCGCCGCGGCATTGTCCTTGGCTCCCGCGACAATCACCAACGCAGTCCTGCGGGAATGGAGCATTCCCAAGCGAATCCAGGTGATTCGTGAACTCAGCCAGCTGAAACGTCTAGACCGGCAAACGTCACTCTGCTTGCTCGCCGGACTCTCCGAAAAAATTCAGTCTGCAAAACGCCAGCGTGAGCTGGACCGGTCCAATTCCGCACACTTGGCCAACATTCTTGGCTATTGCGACGAACCGACCAAACAACGGATGCTGCGTCGGCTTTCCGTCGACGATCCCGAACTGCTGCCGAGGGTCGCTCCGCAAGTGTTCTTGTTCTCAGAGATTGTTCACCTCAACGACAAGCAACTGGCTACCTTGCTGCGTCACATCGACATCGGCACGCTCGCCATTGCTATGCAACGCACCTCGACGGAAACATTCTCACGCGTGATTGCCTTGCTGACTCCCCATGGAGCTTGGAAATTGAGCGAAGAAATGGAGTACCAACACGCCTCGACGGCCAAGGAAATCGCGGACGCTCGCGGAACCATCGGCAAGATCGCACGTGACCTGGGGCTCCATTCGATCAGTGATCACGTCACAGCGTGA
- the proS gene encoding proline--tRNA ligase encodes MAKAPQNAISPTRAEDYPEWYQQVIRAADMAENSPVRGCMVIKPWGYRLWENMQRALDDMFKATGHQNAYFPLLIPMSFLEKEAEHVEGFAKECAVVTHHRLEPDPNGGLRPAGKLDEPLIIRPTSETIIGATYAKWVQSYRDLPILINQWANVMRWELRTRMFLRTAEFLWQEGHTVHATEAEAIEETQRMIDVYADFAENWMAMPVTIGSKTPGERFPGAVDTMTIEAMMQDRKALQAGTSHFLGQNFSRAQEIVFQSESGDREYAWTTSWGVSTRLIGALIMTHADDDGLVLPPKLAPCHVIILPIYKDEQRAEVMEYIHSLRDELANQRFNDAPVRVEIDDRDLRGGEKKWHHVKRGVPIRLEIGPKDIEKRSAFMGRRDQPKSSPIGRDELVATIGTILGDIQNQLYNKAAQLRADHSVSIDNEADFRAFFATDDPESHEIHGGFAHCHFADEDSLQPLLKELKVTIRCIPREGNDEPGTCFATGKPAAKKAIFAKAY; translated from the coding sequence ATGGCCAAAGCACCTCAGAACGCCATTTCCCCGACCCGCGCCGAAGATTACCCGGAGTGGTACCAGCAAGTTATCCGTGCCGCTGACATGGCCGAGAATTCGCCGGTTCGCGGATGCATGGTGATTAAACCTTGGGGTTATCGTCTGTGGGAAAACATGCAGCGTGCCTTGGACGACATGTTCAAAGCCACCGGTCACCAAAATGCCTATTTCCCGCTGTTGATCCCGATGAGCTTTCTGGAAAAGGAAGCCGAGCACGTGGAAGGTTTTGCCAAAGAATGCGCGGTCGTGACCCATCACCGCTTGGAACCCGATCCCAACGGCGGTCTACGTCCTGCCGGCAAACTCGACGAACCACTGATCATCCGACCGACCAGCGAAACGATCATCGGCGCGACTTATGCCAAATGGGTTCAGAGCTATCGCGACTTGCCGATCCTGATCAATCAATGGGCCAACGTGATGCGTTGGGAACTCAGGACTCGCATGTTCCTGCGCACCGCCGAGTTCCTTTGGCAAGAAGGACACACGGTTCACGCGACCGAAGCCGAGGCGATCGAAGAGACACAGCGGATGATCGATGTCTACGCGGACTTTGCCGAAAACTGGATGGCCATGCCCGTGACGATCGGTAGCAAGACCCCCGGAGAACGCTTCCCGGGCGCTGTCGACACGATGACAATCGAAGCCATGATGCAGGATCGCAAAGCCCTGCAAGCGGGAACCAGTCACTTCCTGGGCCAGAACTTTTCCCGCGCCCAAGAAATCGTCTTTCAAAGTGAATCCGGCGATCGCGAGTATGCCTGGACAACCAGTTGGGGCGTTTCAACACGTTTGATCGGCGCGTTGATCATGACCCATGCGGACGATGACGGATTGGTGCTGCCACCCAAACTCGCTCCCTGTCATGTGATCATCCTGCCGATCTACAAAGACGAGCAACGCGCCGAAGTGATGGAGTACATCCATTCGCTACGCGACGAACTGGCTAACCAACGGTTCAACGACGCTCCGGTCCGCGTCGAAATCGACGACCGTGACTTGCGTGGCGGTGAAAAGAAGTGGCACCATGTCAAACGCGGCGTCCCGATCCGCCTGGAAATCGGTCCCAAAGACATCGAGAAACGATCCGCATTCATGGGACGTCGCGATCAACCTAAAAGCTCGCCGATCGGTCGCGACGAATTGGTCGCCACCATCGGCACCATCCTGGGTGACATCCAAAACCAACTCTACAACAAGGCCGCCCAACTGCGTGCGGATCACTCGGTATCGATCGACAACGAAGCCGATTTTCGAGCCTTCTTTGCGACCGACGACCCCGAATCACACGAGATTCACGGTGGCTTTGCCCACTGCCACTTTGCCGACGAAGACTCCCTGCAGCCGTTGCTCAAGGAATTGAAGGTGACGATCCGTTGCATCCCACGCGAGGGCAACGACGAACCGGGCACCTGTTTCGCGACCGGCAAACCCGCAGCAAAGAAGGCGATCTTTGCAAAAGCGTATTAG
- a CDS encoding FliG C-terminal domain-containing protein: MRNKPLTIQASDVTTTQDSESAIRRIAILLHSLPEHTHESLLERLSDAIRDRILSMLATLDDVDPMEQFRVLNQLREDFGDEADGFGDVESEIQDEISLGASRYRKVNRKSYDPLRAYQFEPTAESNDGISNQNDGQADDSPLAFLAGYANNQLAKLLLDEHPQTISVVLASISPQQAAGVLSELPGSLQTETLSRIGRLSEVAKETLDEISQQLRLRLGVDAETPFAIGRQTLQAIMDALPSDALASNSLRTNTLPLGEEASSTVRAARMAPDHSLASQNPVLSVYRGTADSETATRRHPASGYGAESFQERSSQYRSPASDADDYDDPARTSDTRANNSGNEIDSMPIERIDAMLLHLPVSHLCKSLGLVSTRHAFLTLCGLPNEAAERALAQLPRRQAKKVRQGMRHLGDLRLNEIDEAKRAVALVARRSQGQVLPEQASQQRAPRDADKTAASHSFQRAA, encoded by the coding sequence ATGAGAAACAAACCTCTCACCATCCAGGCCTCCGACGTGACCACGACGCAAGATTCTGAATCGGCGATTCGGCGAATCGCAATCTTGCTCCATTCGCTGCCCGAGCACACGCACGAATCGCTTCTGGAACGACTTTCAGACGCGATCCGTGATCGCATTTTGTCGATGCTGGCAACACTGGACGATGTCGACCCGATGGAGCAGTTCCGGGTCCTGAATCAGTTGCGTGAAGATTTCGGTGACGAAGCAGACGGATTCGGCGACGTCGAGTCTGAAATCCAAGACGAGATCTCCTTGGGAGCGTCGCGTTACCGCAAAGTCAATCGAAAAAGCTACGACCCACTCCGCGCTTACCAGTTCGAGCCAACTGCCGAATCAAACGACGGCATCTCAAACCAGAACGACGGCCAAGCGGATGATTCCCCACTGGCTTTTCTCGCCGGTTACGCGAACAACCAACTCGCCAAACTGCTCCTGGACGAGCATCCGCAAACCATCTCTGTCGTGTTGGCATCGATTTCACCCCAACAAGCCGCAGGTGTCTTGTCGGAATTGCCTGGATCTCTGCAAACGGAAACGCTCAGTCGCATCGGCCGACTCAGCGAAGTTGCCAAAGAGACGCTGGATGAGATTTCTCAACAACTTCGATTGCGTTTGGGCGTCGATGCAGAAACTCCCTTCGCGATCGGACGCCAAACGTTGCAAGCCATCATGGATGCGTTGCCCTCCGACGCCTTGGCATCCAATTCGTTGCGCACCAATACATTGCCTCTTGGTGAAGAGGCCAGCTCCACAGTGCGTGCTGCAAGGATGGCCCCCGATCATTCGCTTGCCTCCCAAAATCCCGTATTGAGCGTTTACCGAGGCACAGCCGATTCTGAAACCGCAACACGACGACATCCAGCCTCAGGGTACGGCGCCGAGTCATTCCAGGAACGCTCCAGCCAATACCGCTCACCGGCGTCAGACGCTGACGACTACGACGATCCAGCCCGTACAAGCGACACTAGGGCGAACAATTCTGGCAACGAAATCGACTCCATGCCGATCGAGCGGATTGATGCCATGCTGCTGCACTTGCCAGTGAGCCACCTTTGCAAGTCGCTCGGGCTGGTTTCCACACGGCACGCGTTTTTGACTTTGTGTGGACTCCCGAATGAGGCCGCCGAACGAGCTCTGGCGCAGTTGCCTCGGCGGCAGGCCAAAAAAGTTCGCCAGGGGATGCGGCACTTGGGCGACCTGCGGTTGAACGAGATCGACGAAGCCAAACGCGCGGTCGCTTTGGTGGCCCGTCGGTCGCAGGGACAAGTATTGCCCGAGCAAGCGTCCCAACAGCGAGCCCCACGCGACGCCGACAAAACCGCCGCTTCGCACTCATTTCAGCGTGCCGCATGA
- a CDS encoding TadE/TadG family type IV pilus assembly protein: MRSASRQNSNRQSSPRRNGVAAVELAICLPVLVTLMLATIEACTMYHVQQTLKITAYEGARVGTVPGATSTNVEFQCGNILDDHGVSGYAITMDPADPSTLGEGDYLTVTASAAFADNALIGGWFYQGMTLSRSVALRND, encoded by the coding sequence ATGCGTTCCGCGTCCCGTCAGAACTCCAACCGGCAATCATCACCGCGACGCAACGGCGTTGCAGCGGTTGAGCTGGCGATTTGCTTGCCCGTCCTGGTCACGTTGATGCTGGCGACGATCGAAGCGTGCACGATGTATCACGTGCAACAGACGCTGAAGATCACGGCGTATGAAGGCGCGCGTGTCGGTACCGTCCCCGGAGCCACATCGACGAACGTTGAATTCCAATGTGGCAACATTCTCGACGATCACGGAGTCAGCGGCTACGCGATCACGATGGATCCGGCCGACCCGAGCACGTTGGGCGAAGGCGACTATTTGACCGTGACCGCATCCGCCGCCTTTGCCGACAACGCTCTCATTGGCGGATGGTTTTATCAAGGCATGACTCTCAGTCGATCGGTAGCTCTTCGCAATGACTGA
- a CDS encoding DUF1552 domain-containing protein: protein MIIRRKPLSRRTLLRGVGAAVALPLLDAMVPSSASAGLTTGTEAIKRIGYIYVPMGFHSAAWTPQGDSLDELPSSLQPLDAVKQHVNVLTGMDLQNAYPGSHATSNSAFLSAARAKLTESTDYYLGTTVDQVAAKQLGQQTQLPSLELAMDTANTVGQCDNGYACVYQNNLSWSSPTTPLPSEAHPRLVFETLFGEGGTAEQRRQALIRRSSLLDSVTLEMKRLRSELGASDRNQIDEYLTNIREVERRIDLAQGSAADHDLPDLDRPVGVPAKYADHARLMFDLQLLAFQGDITRVVTFQLAREASTRTYPEIGVPDPHHPVTHHGNNPEKLAKVAKINQFHVSLFAEFLEKLSKVSEGNETLLDHSVFLYGSGMGNPDAHDHTNLPILVAGGAAGNLAGGRHIRFDQPMPLSNLHLTLLNKVGVPLETFADSTGTIEHLFDPVTL from the coding sequence GTGATCATTCGACGCAAACCCCTGTCTCGACGAACATTGCTGCGTGGCGTTGGCGCCGCGGTTGCTCTGCCGCTGCTCGATGCGATGGTTCCGTCGTCTGCATCCGCCGGATTGACGACGGGCACGGAGGCCATCAAGCGGATCGGCTACATCTATGTTCCGATGGGATTTCATTCAGCGGCGTGGACTCCGCAGGGTGACAGCCTGGACGAGTTGCCGTCGAGTCTTCAGCCACTGGATGCCGTCAAGCAGCACGTGAATGTCTTGACGGGCATGGACCTTCAGAATGCGTATCCCGGTTCACATGCCACCTCGAACTCGGCATTCCTCAGTGCGGCGCGTGCAAAGCTGACCGAGAGCACCGACTATTACCTCGGGACCACCGTCGATCAAGTCGCCGCAAAGCAACTCGGCCAGCAGACCCAATTACCCTCGTTGGAATTGGCGATGGACACGGCGAACACGGTCGGGCAATGCGACAATGGGTACGCTTGTGTCTATCAAAACAACCTCTCGTGGTCGTCGCCGACGACACCGCTGCCATCGGAAGCACACCCGCGATTGGTATTTGAAACACTCTTTGGCGAAGGCGGAACCGCTGAGCAACGACGTCAGGCATTGATTCGTCGCAGCAGTCTGCTCGACAGCGTGACCTTGGAGATGAAACGGCTGCGGAGTGAGTTGGGGGCAAGCGATCGCAACCAGATCGACGAGTATCTGACGAATATCCGCGAAGTGGAGCGTCGGATTGATTTAGCTCAAGGTTCAGCGGCCGATCATGATTTGCCGGATTTGGATCGTCCAGTTGGTGTGCCAGCCAAGTACGCGGATCATGCGCGGCTGATGTTTGACTTGCAACTGTTGGCTTTCCAAGGAGACATCACACGCGTGGTCACATTTCAGTTGGCACGCGAAGCCAGCACACGGACGTATCCCGAGATCGGCGTGCCCGATCCACACCATCCGGTGACCCACCACGGGAACAATCCTGAAAAGCTGGCCAAGGTTGCCAAGATCAACCAGTTCCACGTCTCGCTGTTTGCCGAATTCTTGGAGAAGCTCAGTAAGGTGTCCGAGGGTAACGAAACGCTATTGGATCATTCGGTGTTCTTGTACGGTAGCGGCATGGGCAATCCAGACGCTCACGATCACACCAATCTGCCGATCCTGGTTGCCGGCGGTGCCGCCGGCAACTTGGCAGGCGGTCGTCACATTCGTTTTGACCAGCCGATGCCGCTATCGAATCTGCATCTGACGCTGTTGAACAAAGTCGGCGTGCCGTTGGAGACGTTTGCTGACAGCACGGGGACAATTGAACACTTGTTCGATCCCGTCACGCTGTGA
- a CDS encoding vWA domain-containing protein: MTELQRVQNRHGVTMVLIVILLPALFALAAFAINVSQMESVGTEVQIAADAAARAAGKVYAITGDESLALQAAQEAAAKNPVGGFVVPIASTDLEFGISDRASSGDAYSFVPAAQGNAVRLTTRTLATSSSGIKPVFPFFGSSFDIRPERVAVSTQGVIDIALVVDRSGSMAYSSWETAAYPPKPHSAPYGWDFGDTVPNHARWLDLLGSVQTFIGELNTTPTKELMSLTMYNHNAATAQPLTDEYQLVVDQLGLVSQGFDAGGTNIGGGMQSGLNSLRDPAFARPEASKVILLMTDGVHNYGTNPLWAADSVADAGVTLFAVTFSNEADQVLMQQVAEKCGGEHFHAINATQLQDAFRQIARRLPTLLTQ; the protein is encoded by the coding sequence ATGACTGAACTGCAACGCGTGCAAAACCGTCATGGCGTGACGATGGTGCTGATCGTTATCTTGTTGCCTGCTCTATTTGCATTGGCGGCATTTGCCATCAACGTATCACAGATGGAGTCCGTCGGAACCGAAGTTCAAATTGCGGCGGACGCTGCAGCCCGAGCGGCGGGCAAGGTCTACGCGATCACTGGCGATGAATCGCTTGCCCTGCAAGCGGCCCAAGAAGCAGCAGCAAAGAATCCGGTCGGTGGTTTTGTGGTCCCCATCGCAAGCACGGACCTTGAGTTCGGCATCAGTGATCGAGCAAGTTCTGGTGACGCTTACTCCTTCGTTCCGGCAGCTCAGGGCAATGCGGTGCGTCTGACCACGCGAACTTTGGCAACGAGCAGCTCTGGAATCAAACCGGTCTTTCCCTTCTTCGGTTCCTCTTTTGATATTCGCCCGGAGCGAGTTGCTGTCAGCACACAAGGCGTGATTGATATTGCGTTGGTTGTCGATCGCAGCGGCTCGATGGCATACAGTTCTTGGGAGACAGCCGCCTACCCACCCAAACCCCATTCCGCTCCCTACGGATGGGATTTCGGTGACACCGTTCCAAATCATGCCAGGTGGCTCGACCTGTTGGGCAGCGTTCAAACCTTCATCGGCGAACTGAACACAACTCCGACCAAAGAGTTGATGTCGCTGACCATGTACAACCACAACGCTGCCACGGCGCAGCCCTTGACCGACGAGTATCAATTGGTAGTTGATCAGTTGGGCTTGGTCTCACAAGGGTTCGATGCCGGAGGCACCAATATCGGCGGTGGGATGCAATCGGGACTCAACTCACTCAGGGACCCCGCGTTTGCTAGGCCAGAAGCGTCCAAAGTTATCTTGCTGATGACCGACGGAGTGCATAACTACGGCACCAATCCGTTGTGGGCTGCGGACAGCGTCGCTGACGCCGGGGTAACGCTATTCGCCGTCACATTCAGCAACGAAGCCGATCAAGTGTTGATGCAACAAGTGGCAGAAAAATGTGGCGGAGAGCATTTCCATGCGATCAATGCAACCCAATTGCAAGATGCGTTTCGGCAAATCGCTCGTCGGCTACCCACCTTGTTGACCCAGTAG
- a CDS encoding SMP-30/gluconolactonase/LRE family protein, whose product MKNHMKRTLFLLTLVCLCSVNLGGLQTSAADPPNAKSDEGKAAAETIQPIGNVEKVHDGFAFTEGPAWEPSGTLYFSDIPNTTIHRLAADDTLSVFTKQSAHTNGMLLTADGRLLACQMDGQVVAYDTESGKATVLAKEYDGKRFNAPNDLVLDASGGIYFTDPLFRAPTPLPQTIQAVYYIAADGTVSRVTQDIAAPNGIGLSPDGKHLYVCPSQQAEMLVYDVSGPGKLSQPRTFCAVKQPVGMKDTGADGIVLDEQGNVYITTHIGVQIFSPGGDAVGLVEFPEQPANVTFGGADRKTMYVTARTGLYRVAMPIAGLKPN is encoded by the coding sequence ATGAAAAATCATATGAAACGGACCCTGTTTTTGCTGACGTTGGTTTGTTTGTGCAGTGTGAATCTGGGCGGCTTGCAAACCAGCGCGGCCGATCCGCCTAATGCGAAGTCGGATGAGGGGAAAGCCGCAGCCGAGACGATTCAGCCGATCGGCAATGTTGAGAAAGTTCACGACGGATTTGCCTTTACCGAAGGCCCGGCGTGGGAACCCTCCGGCACGCTCTACTTCAGCGACATTCCCAACACGACGATTCACCGTCTGGCTGCCGACGACACGCTGTCTGTTTTCACAAAACAGTCGGCGCACACCAACGGCATGCTGCTGACCGCCGACGGTCGCTTGTTGGCTTGTCAGATGGATGGGCAGGTCGTTGCGTATGACACCGAGAGTGGCAAAGCGACGGTACTGGCCAAGGAGTACGATGGCAAGCGATTCAATGCGCCCAATGATTTGGTACTCGACGCATCGGGCGGGATTTACTTCACCGACCCTCTCTTTCGTGCTCCCACCCCGCTGCCTCAAACCATCCAAGCCGTCTACTACATTGCGGCGGACGGCACGGTCAGTCGAGTGACTCAGGACATCGCCGCGCCCAATGGAATCGGACTGTCGCCTGATGGCAAACATTTGTACGTCTGCCCGAGTCAGCAAGCAGAGATGTTGGTGTATGACGTCAGCGGCCCGGGCAAGTTATCCCAGCCGCGAACGTTTTGCGCCGTGAAACAACCGGTGGGGATGAAAGACACCGGTGCTGACGGGATTGTTTTGGACGAGCAAGGCAACGTTTACATCACGACTCACATCGGCGTGCAGATCTTTTCACCCGGCGGAGATGCGGTTGGATTGGTCGAGTTTCCGGAGCAGCCAGCCAACGTGACTTTCGGCGGAGCCGATCGAAAAACCATGTACGTCACGGCCCGCACGGGACTCTATCGCGTCGCCATGCCGATCGCGGGATTGAAGCCCAACTGA
- a CDS encoding endo-1,4-beta-xylanase yields MGQFHFDVPQSVGEWFGQSLWGDAYICGIEGVPWQSHSKFDGSRLTVSRAIASSGKLYLACPMPGLGYRTLNTCSLQPLDTPHNLPLELARGSCYRARSQSDIWERSGLTLSDRFKECLSAGSSLFLDAAQKRADPEGSAELAVKAIEMLEQAIIDLGESYAVQSISYRKQHEPQIGTLLASSVVPPSPASSTHASQFCAAFNSAAIRINWSDIETDSGRFDFDNVETTFQWCASNGLRVLAGPLIDFRSKLMPHWLYLLEDDFNGFLNAVAQFVQRVVSRFRGSVQLWNCAAGLNTPGPLDLDDEQVMRLAVTILQTVRRNDPKTPAIVSFDQPFGEYLAKHRDGISPMHFADALARSGLGMVGLGLDIRLNYRTDATLPRSAVDFGHMIDRWSTLGMPLLVQLSSPGEHGPDPGAAAPQETLRTRFDSPDLGSDQLRVVAPLIRTLLAKHIVHGIVWDGWSDAVPHTQSHSGLIDSRGTPRPLLEYLVRLRRDFLV; encoded by the coding sequence ATGGGGCAGTTTCATTTTGATGTCCCTCAAAGCGTGGGCGAATGGTTCGGGCAATCCCTATGGGGTGACGCGTACATATGTGGCATTGAAGGTGTGCCATGGCAATCGCACAGCAAGTTCGACGGTTCACGTTTGACCGTCTCGCGAGCAATCGCGTCTTCTGGCAAACTGTATCTGGCGTGTCCGATGCCCGGTCTTGGTTACCGCACCTTGAACACCTGCAGTCTGCAACCGCTGGATACGCCGCACAACCTGCCGTTGGAATTGGCTCGAGGCAGTTGTTACCGTGCGAGATCGCAGTCGGACATCTGGGAGCGATCGGGGCTGACGCTGAGCGACCGATTCAAAGAGTGTTTGTCGGCGGGTTCGTCATTGTTCTTGGACGCCGCACAAAAACGTGCCGACCCGGAAGGCTCTGCCGAATTGGCGGTGAAAGCGATTGAGATGCTGGAGCAAGCCATCATCGACTTGGGCGAGTCCTATGCGGTGCAGTCGATCTCTTACCGCAAGCAACACGAGCCACAGATCGGAACGCTTTTGGCCAGTTCCGTCGTTCCTCCATCGCCCGCATCGTCAACGCACGCGTCGCAGTTTTGTGCGGCCTTTAACTCTGCCGCGATCCGCATCAACTGGTCGGACATTGAAACCGACTCGGGGCGGTTTGACTTTGATAACGTTGAGACGACCTTTCAGTGGTGCGCGAGCAATGGATTGCGAGTACTGGCCGGTCCACTGATTGATTTTCGCAGCAAGCTGATGCCGCATTGGTTGTATCTGTTGGAAGATGATTTCAATGGGTTTCTCAACGCGGTTGCTCAGTTTGTTCAGCGAGTCGTTTCACGGTTTCGTGGTTCGGTTCAGCTGTGGAATTGCGCCGCCGGTTTGAATACGCCGGGGCCATTGGACTTGGATGACGAACAAGTCATGCGATTGGCGGTGACGATTTTGCAGACCGTCCGCCGCAATGATCCCAAGACGCCTGCGATTGTGTCGTTCGACCAGCCGTTCGGTGAATACTTGGCCAAGCATCGTGACGGGATCTCTCCGATGCATTTTGCCGACGCGTTGGCGCGAAGTGGATTGGGGATGGTCGGTTTGGGGCTGGATATTCGACTGAACTATCGAACCGATGCGACGCTGCCCAGATCCGCAGTCGATTTTGGGCACATGATCGATCGCTGGTCGACATTGGGCATGCCGCTGCTGGTACAGCTTTCCTCACCGGGCGAGCACGGCCCAGATCCGGGGGCCGCCGCTCCCCAGGAAACGTTGCGTACCCGGTTTGATTCGCCGGATCTGGGGTCCGATCAGCTCCGCGTTGTCGCACCACTGATTCGGACGTTGCTGGCAAAGCATATTGTGCACGGAATCGTTTGGGATGGCTGGTCAGACGCGGTGCCACACACGCAAAGTCATTCCGGATTGATTGATTCCCGGGGAACTCCTCGCCCGCTTTTGGAGTATCTTGTTCGTCTGAGACGTGATTTCCTGGTGTGA